ccgtcgtcgtcgcgtCCACGTTGCACTCTTGCCTACCGTGCTTTCCCTCGTTCACCATCACGGATATTTCGTCATCATCGCGTTGAGCCACTGCTAACAATGGCTTCGTCCAGTGACATCGTTGCGCGTCGCGAAGGGTCTAGCTGGGTCGCGGTCATATCGCGTCTCACCTGTTGTGACGGTTGAGCTCAaccaccatcaacctctACTGCGCATCTATTGTGCGCCAAGTGACGATCGTACTGTCCCGTGATTAGCGCGTTTGTTCGGTTCTGTCAACTGCATCTTTAAAAGTACATCACCATGAGCACGAGTCGAGACACCGAGGCGGAGGATGCCAACATAACATACCCTTCGCCTGGAgccgaggccatggaggccgGTCCCTTCTACAACACCGGAGGTCGAGAGGGCGCACAGGATCACCAAGAACACCATGAGCACCATGAGGCCCATCATGAGCCGCACCATGAGCAGCCAGAGCATCATGTCCCTGACCAGGTGCAGCATGTGCCGGTCCCCGAGCATGATCAGGGCGAACTGCCTCCGCCAGAGCCGGAGACCCCTCAGCAGCACATCACTCGTCCCGCCAATCTTGAAGAGCTGCAGCTGGCCGCCCAGCTGGGCCAGGGCCTGGCTGGGACCTCCATGATGCCCACCACAGACCCCAACATGAATGTTGAAGATCCCAACCTGCGGAGCATCATGCCTCATCCCGAGCCTGACCAGCAACAAACTCCGTCTTATGTGCAAGACACTCCCACTACCGATCCGATGGTGCCACATGCTATGCCCGTCCCAGTTGGCCCGCCCATGCCTCCCCAGTATCCCATCGACAACAGCATCCCACCTCGCAAGCGGTCCAAGGTCTCAAGAGCATGTGATGAGTGCCGACGCAAGAAGATTAAGTGTGACGCTCAGTCAGATACTGGAGAAGCCCCCTGCTCTAGCTGTGCCCGATCTTCCATCAGATGCTTGTTTAGCCGTGTGCCTCAGAAACGAGGTCCAAGCAAAGGGTATATCATGCCGTACACTCTGTTCATGTGTTTAACTGACAATGCTCCAGATATATCAAGGAACTGGCCGATCGCATTCACAGCATCGAGAACAAGCTCGAGTCAGAAGGTGCACTGAGCCAAGATGATATTGATAGGCTCTTCGTCTCGGACAGGCCACGCCAAAGTCAAGGAGAGGATTCCAACCGTAAACGGCCTTTCTCGAGTATCTCGACAAATGACTTTGCCACGCCTTCACGCCAAACACCATGGGGCTCGGAGCACCGGATCCAGCCGTCCCCTGGGACATCGGAGGGATATGCTCCTTACAGCACGGGCTCGTTGGCTCCCCAGCCTACCGCCATCAAGACGGATGAAACACCCTCTAAGCCCcccatggctgccatggaCATCACCATGTCTGACACCGGTGAGGTGACTGATGTCGATGAGGGCATGCTGCACAGGTAAGTAAGCTTGTGTCTGATTTGGGATCCGCAACTAACAATCTCGCAGCTACCTGTCGAGCGTCCAGCCAGTCTATCCGATACTGCCAAGCAACAAGAGCCGGCTGCAAGCTCTCCTCGCGCAATGCCCGTCATCTGTTCAGACGGCATTTGTCAACGCTCTCCCCGCTGTGACATCGTCTGGTGGCGATACAAAATTGGCGAGTGCTCTTCTCAACGAGTGGGAGAGCAACGAGGCATCGCACACGCAGGCCACTAACATTGTCCATGCACAAGCGCTCTTGTTGCTCATCATTGACGCTGACTGGCGATCATCCCCAACTCTTCCATTCCTGCTGGCTCGAGCCGTCGCGCTGGCCAACTCGATGAAGCTCTGGAGATATACCCCCATGGAATCAGCGTCAGAACCAGACTCTGATGATCAGCTGTGTGTGCGGATA
This window of the Fusarium keratoplasticum isolate Fu6.1 chromosome 3, whole genome shotgun sequence genome carries:
- a CDS encoding Zn(2)-C6 fungal-type domain-containing protein, giving the protein MSTSRDTEAEDANITYPSPGAEAMEAGPFYNTGGREGAQDHQEHHEHHEAHHEPHHEQPEHHVPDQVQHVPVPEHDQGELPPPEPETPQQHITRPANLEELQLAAQLGQGLAGTSMMPTTDPNMNVEDPNLRSIMPHPEPDQQQTPSYVQDTPTTDPMVPHAMPVPVGPPMPPQYPIDNSIPPRKRSKVSRACDECRRKKIKCDAQSDTGEAPCSSCARSSIRCLFSRVPQKRGPSKGYIKELADRIHSIENKLESEGALSQDDIDRLFVSDRPRQSQGEDSNRKRPFSSISTNDFATPSRQTPWGSEHRIQPSPGTSEGYAPYSTGSLAPQPTAIKTDETPSKPPMAAMDITMSDTGEVTDVDEGMLHSYLSSVQPVYPILPSNKSRLQALLAQCPSSVQTAFVNALPAVTSSGGDTKLASALLNEWESNEASHTQATNIVHAQALLLLIIDADWRSSPTLPFLLARAVALANSMKLWRYTPMESASEPDSDDQLCVRIWWSLILMDRWYAAGTGKPAQIPDSSVVAPPGLENMLGEVCFYLVRLSKLLNRVSHVVSTLQPGASTTEEPMAAILVDYIENYREDLPAHIEPASHPMVHLAYWHCKLLVTLLRPGATPAETMWPTKELVNLLFANGHLRSPLVNHFASLVSMSLTKLCKIDSSREEATQLIKDIAEKPPGIWDGVRDKLSEQTRPTSSVEATASQGLQHLADLATAHEGIAPGGDDIAFGPSLASGYLDVA